The Chanodichthys erythropterus isolate Z2021 chromosome 5, ASM2448905v1, whole genome shotgun sequence sequence ACTCCCATCAGGATTTCAAGGGACTTTTTTCTAATTAAAACGGCCCAGAAACCACACTGCTATTTGCAGAATTTGTGTTGTTTTGCATTGAAATCCCAccataaattattattacagtagaAGTGCAATTCCTGTAAATATGTTGTGCATAATAACTGAATATGCATTAATAAGTGCACACTGACTAGGCTCAACAATGAGTCAatatatttgtttctttttgatCTTTGCATGATCAAGTAGCAAATTCCAAAAGGCGTTTTTGCATCTTTGACAGacgcaaatatgcaaatatctGTGCTCAAATATGGCGCATTTCATAGGTTCATTCTAAATAATGTAAGCAACTAAATTCTGCTAAGAAGAGTCCTTCCTCGAGGCCATTAGCAAAGAGTACAGATGAATGTCATTTCAATAGAGAATATTTATGATAAGACAATCTGTACGACCATTTTAAGGGCTGAGGTTTTACTTGGAATTTCAAAACCCAAGacacaaaagaacaacattggAGGTAAAAGTGTTCTACCGTTTTGTTTAACTAATGggatttaaaataaagtgtcaatGACGTCTTCGCACATGTACCAAATGTGAAAATACGAGATGTAATGCTGCTCTCTTCTGAGTAATCTCACTTCAAGTGCCCTACAGAGTGAGTACAACATAATGAAGCTCAACTGAGGAATTTGCTCCAAGAcatcagcaggaaacttcaaCATGAGATTAATTTGGAATTCACAGATCTTAATTAGCTAATATtgctttcttttttcctctcaagtttgcattttttttgATGTTACATAACTGAAAGCATTAGCAATTAATGCAGGgatttctttatttgcattaaTTTTTGCAATTGAAAATCCAATGGATTGGATCCAATTGCAATGGATGTTTATGAGCATGAgcatgcatgtgtgtgcatttgtgttGACGCAGCATGAGGGGCATTTCCCTGCTTTATAAAAACCCAAACCAAAGCTCTGAAAAAAATAGAACAGAGTGTGATTTACCATCaccaatgaaaaaaagaaaatatttaccAAACAATGGACAGAATACACACCTACAACAGAAACAAGAATGTAGTTATACTGGTTCAGGTCAGTGACAGATTTAAACTGACTGACTCCTCCCATTCATAGCGAACACAAACACTCCCACACACATTCAGATCCATCTGTCTGCAATACAAAAATAGCACTTTCCGGTTAAAATTGAGAAATCGAAGCTTGGTATTGAGGGAGAACGTGTgtgaaagtgagagagagagatgaagaaAGTTAAAAGGAAATAATTCAAGGGTTCAGGTTTCCAGGCAACACCTCCCTCTGCAGTGCAGATGCTGAAACTAAATCTACGGCTGTATGTCATAGCGttcacactcatacacacacacacacacacacacacacacacacacacacacacacacacacatacttctGTTTAGCATCTGTAACATAAATATGGCAAAAATAAGTTTACCTGGGTTTACTGTGTGAGTCCTTGGAGCTGAACCATCCTTTGTGTTTAACTTCCACAAGTGGTTGAGCATGTTCTGCTTCCTCTTTACTTATGATTGGTCCTTTCCCAGCCGAATCACCTCTCCCATGTGAAAACAGGCCCCTCCTTTTCTTGTTTTGAGTCTCTGTCTCTCCAGCAGGTATCACTGTTTCCATTACAGCCTCATCTGTGACTCTCCCAGCATGCTCTAATGCTGCTACGATGGCAGCTTTTTCTTCCTCTCCGGGTTTATCGAAGGACCAGCGGCGGCCATCCACAGGGCCGCCGTTTTGCTTTTCTTCCCCACGTCGAGAGAGGTTCTGcagggagagggagagagaggagcCCTTCTGAAGCACCCCGAGGGCTGGGAGTTGGGGCTCGTGCCTTGGCTTTGACTCAGGCTTGGATAGCCTGGTTTCTTCGGATTTCGGTTCAATTTTCTGAGGCTTAACTGGCAGCTTGGTTGCCTGTGGTTGACCTGACTGAGATACTGGTTTGGTTGACTCTCGTTGAGGTTGTTGTAGTATGAGTGACGGTGGGTGGTGAGTAAGAGGAGACGTTTCAACCGGATTCCCGTTCACGCACACTGAAGGAAGCAGAACTGGGGTGTCGTTCTCTGACGTCACAAAATGAGGCACTGGTAAGCTGATGTCGTACATCACGTGTCTGACGGGAGAAACCTGTGGTGAGGGAGCCACTGTGTGTTCTGAAAGAGAaagagttttaccgttttcttAAAGTCGCTATGTAACggacaaaacaattttttttttccatgtgaCACATTGAACagattattgaaaaaaaaaaaaaaaagtaggatgGGGACTTGATTGGACAGAGACAGATCTGACTGCGAGTATGCAGTCGATTGTAAGAAAGAGGCGGAGTTTAATCAGAATAAATGACTGGAGAGTCCAGCACACGTCACCAAAGATAAGTCTGACATTTCACCGAAAGGTTGAGTTatgacattaaaggtgccatcgaattgaaatattgaatttaccctggcatagttgaataacaagagttcagtacatggaaatgacatacagtgagtctcaaacaccattgtttcctccttcttatataaatctcatttgtttaaaagacctccgtagaacagacgaatctcaacataacacagactgttacgtaacagtcgggatcattaatatatacgccccccaatatttgcatatgccagcccatgtttaaggcattacacaagggcagccagtattaacgtctggatctgtgcacagcagtatcatcagactaggtaagcaagcaagaacaatagtgaaaaatggcagatggagcgataatatctgacatgatccatgatatcatgatatttttagtgatatttgtaaattgtctttcaaaatgtttcattagcatgttgctaatgtactgttaaatgtggttaaagttacaattgtttattactgtattcacggagacaagagccgtcgctattttcattattgaacacttgcagtctgtataattcataaacacaacttcattctttataaatctctccaacagtgtagcattagccgttagccacggagcactatcaaactcatccagaatcaaatgtaaacatccaaataaataccatacttatgcgattagacatgctgcatgacgaacactttgtaaagatcccttttgagggttatattagctgtgtgaactttgtttatgcaatgatagagtcgagagctcgggagggggcggagagcatgAGCAATTAAAGGGACTGCAGCcttgaatcggtgcatttctaattatgcatcaaaataggcagttaaaaaaattaatttaaaaaaatctatggggtattttgagctgcacattcaggggacaccttacatttatattacatcttgtaaaaaaaaacgttcaatgacacctttaaaaattacaagtttaaaaaaagaaagtgaaACATGCACATCAATtgataatttacaataaaatcaATAACATGCACTTAGAAAATAGACAATGAATTTCATTCAATTTCATGCCGACttaatgggatttttttttttaagaaaacaagGGATCAgtctaatttattttttgtggtaCTTGCAGTATAAATAAATGAGGCCAatttttggaggatttaaatgcagaaatgtgaagctaatattttaataaaaatatatactagtatatattatgttatagacatagtcagaattgcgagatacaaactTTCCCACTCAGAATTGGACTAtatagatataaagtcacaattgtgagttataaagaagccgaattttgagatataaacataaaattgtcactttatattaagcaattctgactttataactatataaataacaattgcgagtttatatcaggCATTTGCAAgaagaaaattattttattttatttcattgccCACACTAGAGATGTCACTGTAAGGAAATTTTCCCCAAGGTTAATAAACTTGCGACAACATCAGTGTTACCGATTACACCGGGGGGTGGGGTTATTAAAATCGCTTTTAGTTTTGCACCGGCTACCATAGCAGGCCTAATCCACACCAAAGGGAGTTAATTTctgcaaaagaaaataattccATGAAATGCCTCAGTTGTAGTCCTGCCATCATTTCTGTGACTTAGCCATGTCACCATGttacacatttgcataatgccgCCTACTGGCTGCTTTGGCCTGTTCTCAAAGAACAGTTATGTAAGTGATTTCTAGAAAACATTGTTTTGGACTTCATTGTACTTCCAATACTGATGCCAGTTATCATAGATTTAATACTGTTTACGGATGCTCATGAAACCACGGGAGCTGAAACCCAGGGGTGTTACATTTCCGACACACTCTAAGTGGCTGACCAATCCAACAGACTGGGGGcggctgaccaatcagagcagactaGTCTTTTTGGAAAGGCATGCTTTAAAAAGACAGAAACTAAAATGCATTTCAGAGCATTTCAGGCAGAGGGCAATGtatagaatgagaaaaatgcaTATAATTTTACACAGAACAGGTTAATAAGCAATTTTTACACTAAAAGCATGTGAACATACTTATTATTTACGTTTTCTGGTTCAAGTACTTAAGCAGCAAGTGTTTTAATGTTGCTTGCACTTACCTAAGACAGTACTGGGTAACTTAGGTTTAGGTTTTTCTGTAACCCacattttagtttaaaaaataaaaagcgaGACAagttgaaataattttttatgttGATTGAGTTAAACTTGTACTGAACCCAGAAtataccttaaaaaaaaaaaaaaaacttttaatgtGCATACCTGGACTGTCTGCAGTCAGGTTGCTGCTGTTACTCGGAGAGTTGGACAGATCTGAGACCACCACACTGATTCCTGCTGTCGGGCTGAGGCTGCCGCCCCGCGATGAAGACTCGCTGCTCTCGGAGCCCAATGACGTGCTTGAGCGTGTGTCTGAAGACTTCCTCAACCTCCCACGCAGGAAAAAACTTCTCATCTTACTCCTACGGACCTCCCCGCCTTCGTCGTCCTCGTAGTCTTCCTCGCCACCCCCATCACTCGGCAGCCGCCCCCGCACGCGTACCAGCGATCCGTATCCCCCAGCGACGATGGCAGAAGAGGAATCTTCTTCGTTAGAGCGCTTCTTAGCTCGCATGCGTTCTCTGAGCTTGTCGAATGCAGAGCGAGGTTTGTCCTTCATGGAAAGGTCATACATGCTGGCCGTCAGGTTGTGCCGAGTGAACTGCACGGTCAACTGAAGCTCCCCTCTTTCCTTCTCCTTTTTGCCAGTTTTAGAATGCAGCCGGTGCCACCTATGAACAATAACGAGTAAAGAAAATGTTAAAGGGAGGCACAGATGATAGGAAGCAGAACTAGAGGCCAAACATGATGTAGGGTCAATGAAAATGAATCCAAAcaagtttgattaaaccattaaagaacacaacactaaacttggttaaggtttttataacaaaaacaacaaacatttttcaaaataattttttttgttgttgttgttccacagaagaaattaagtcattcaggtttgaaatgacacaTGGAcataatgatgacaaaattttcatttttgggagaactattcCTTTTAAAATGATTGGTTTAGATGTTTCTTTTTAATACCGGCCAGTTATTGgttataacatgaaaataattataagCTCATcagtttattattttaatattaaacccaaaaatgtctgtgttttttggAATGGTGGAATTGTGAGAGAAACTTTATATTTCAAGCAGGCAATCCACTGAAGGTTGAAGAATAGATTAATTGATCTGATGTTCAAGGTTTTGCCAAGTGCCCTGTCCTCTTCATTCACACGGTTTTCATTTTCtaacacaaatacacaaacTTTATGTTTGATCAAATGGTCTCCCTGCTAAAATTAATTGAGGATTTCCTGATCCCGAGTTTTTTCATGTAAACACtaaaacatacacaaacacacacacatactcagaCATGCTGACAAAAGCAGAGCTGGGACAAGGTCAGCTTTCTTCCATCAGCATTATTGCTTTTCTAGACaagacagcacacacacacacacacacacacacataacgcAATTTTCTTATTGTTAGAAACTTGGCTGACACattaaaagaaaacaattaTCCAATTAACAGATGAACAGTTAGGCGGATCCACCCACACATGGATGTCTATTAATTATTCACATTAACTAATAAACACATTTGGCATTATTCCAGTGCACTTATGTTGCTATGGTAGCATCACATTGAAGTGACACTGGGATATGTTGTTTTATATTGCAATTAGTAAAAGTGATACATACAATACATTGCAAACACTACAATATGTAACTTCAATTCCATCAAAATCCATCCACGTATATATAGTTAAGTGGAAGAATGTTTGGAAGGACGTTTCTTCTTTTGCTGAGTATATTTCACTTATAATTCATGTATATTGTACAACATGTAGACACATGCACACCGTCTCATTGGACTATGGATTGAAATGGGGGTAGTTTGATGTTCTGATGCCAAAGCAGATTAAAAAGATATCAGTGCATCTGGGAAACACAAATATTCACACATATGCACAAACAAAAAGACATATCAGTCTTGTGATGTCATGGCAAAGTATCAAAGACCACCAGCAAAATCACAATCTCTAACAGGAAATCAAACATTCTCTTTCTAGGTCATAACATCTACAGCATTTCTGACACCCTCGCTTTAAGCATGGAGCAAAGTCacttcatccaaaaatgaacacCCATGTCTCATAGATGTGCAAACTTATAATGCCATCTTTTCTCTTTTCAATGTCCAATCATTGTTACCAAAATTCAGTCTTTAAAATCCACCTATTTTAATTTATGCTAGGGCTGTGCGATATGACAATACATATTGTTACCACGAAATAAAATGTCTATCGTTAGAGATTTTGCCATGTCATATATATGGtagtatgtaaatatattgcACTATTGACACTTCAGAGTGATGAAATGCATGACTGAGAATATAAAGAGCGGGACGTGCTTTATGTTAAAAGAGTTATAAGTGCAATATATCCTGAAAAGGAACGCGGTGCAGAGCTCGTGCTGACTGGCACACTGTCGAAGTGCGCGCATGAAACCTGCCTCTCTTTTAGAAGGCAATCGTGAATTAGAGACATGCTCGATGTTAAAGTGTATTAAGCACAATAAAAAGGGGTGGGCGATATACTGGTAGACACGATTAGCCTGTAGAAATTTGTCTGGTAGAGATTTTGGATGATCGTCTCTGTTGCAAGAGGTTGCTATGCTGCGCAGTCACAAAAGTTTATAATTTGCATGAGTTTTTAAGCATTGTGGTTTAAAAACAAGTGGTTTTAAAACGTTTAAGTAAAGactatatattgttttttataacTTTGATTACTTTATACATGTTTTAGTGCTATTTCGTCTGTCTTTTTTGTTCTATTGTAGTTGTTTTCTTTGCTCTTTCTTTATCACAGTTTATTTGTATTCAGTAAGCTTGAGAGTTTTTAAtctagtatttattttttttaaattatattaaaatgaaagatAATTATGAAATATCAATGATATGGAaaattttgatatcataaaaatcttatttaaagcaaaaataactatacCGTGATATATATTGTTATCGTGATATAAAATTATTCAAATGGTGATAgaagattttggtcatatcgcccagccttaaaggtgccctagaaccagtttttacaacatgtaatataagtctaaggtgtcctctgaatgtgtctgaagtttcagctcaaaataccccatagattttttttatttaatttttttaactgcctattttggggcatcattaactatgcaccgattcaatgcaggacccctttaaatcgcgcccatttaaccacatttaacagtacattagcaacatgctaacgaaacatttagaaagacaatttacaaatatcactaaaaatatcatgatatcatggatcatgttttttcgctattgttcttgcttgcttacctagtctgatgattcagctgtgcacagatccatgTATaatgttactggctgcccttgtctaatgccttgaacatgggctggcatatgcacaTATtgggggtcatacatattaatgatcccaactgttacgtaacagtcggtgttatgttgagattcacctgttcttctgaggtcttttaaacaaattagatttatataagaaggaggaagcaatggagtttgaaactcaatgtatgtcatttccatgtactgaactcttgttattcaactatgccaaggtaaattcaatttttgattctagggcacctttaatttatgcATAGCTCCTTTGAGAAACCACTAATTTATTACCAACTAATGAACATTATTACgaactacatttaaaatatattgacaaCCTTCTCAAAACAAGAATCACAGCCAATAAGTTGTTAGTGGTGTTTGCTAAAGGGAAGCTtcactatatttatatataaatataaatatatattttatatataaagagACAGATGACGATCCCCATTCACAGAGATCTGTGccctgtccaaatacccacacttgtggtcttGGCCACTTGAGAGCTTGTGCACGCGACAGGAAGTAAATGCGCAAGACTGTCCCATGTCTTAAAAGTGCCCAAGTGCAGTCCCCTTAATGCACACTAAACTTGAATACCGCTTCTGAGCAGTATTCAAGACTAAGCatatcccatcatgcattatgtTCCAGACCTCACATGCCCCGAAATCGCAACATTCCACtgtaagttaaattaattagatattacatataatttgaGAGTAAATCAAAGTGTTGCacatttttttggtgcaaatatggGTAAGGTATGTGTATTTTGTACAACATTTTCAACTGCTTTTTATCACTTAATTAGAAGcaccacaattttaaaatgGTGCCTTCTGTTAGCTACATAGTGACCACTGAACAGACATTTAGATGTTTATTTTCAAATGcaaagtatttaaaataaaaaaagagctgTAAACTTGCATTTTTCACAACACTAATAAGTGTGTTCCATTGGGTAATCAAAAGTTCTATACAGACCTGCGGTCTTAACACCTACTTGAACACTTAGGCCAAATACAGGAAAGATGTCATGCAAGTAGAGAAGTGGTCAAGTGCAAAGAtcgcaagtgtgggtatttggacagggCACTGCTAAAAcgattaaaaatgctgtattctgctgccaggccagtattggcaatgtcactttgtaaagaaacactaaaCATCTgtagactgaacacataatatgcatgtgcatgacggcaccgttttcacaaatttgtttgAGAGACATTAATGATATCTTTTTTAAActcttgcactttgaaaccttttttcaaaagttttgagttttcaggcccccaaaacaccATTGTCGTGTAAATTAACGGCCAGAACGCATaaaatttttcagttttttagttgaaaacagtgtcgtGTAAACGGCCTCTGAGTTAATGTTAATCTCAGCATTTAACACACTTTTAAGATCAAAAGTtgatcttgttaacattagttaatccACTTTAAACTAAAATGAACATGGGCATTTTTATTGTCTTGGAAGTGTTGTTTGTTGtaggtttcttttttttttaacggaCCTTGAGTCAGGAAATAAAGTTGAATGAATctattaactaacattatcaactggttaataaatgctgtaacaatatatttttcattgttaatttTCATTAaccaatgttaacaaataagaCCTTatagtaaagtgttactgacatttcaaagaaaaaaggtgtacaaatgtaaatgcataaaatgtGAACTAAATAAAACCTCCATTTTTCCTTTAACTTAACTGTAAGAGTAAAACCTTctacaaaataacttttctgCAAAGTTTCTTAAGTTACAAGAGATATTATGTACAGTACTCAGCACAATGGTATGCTCAAACAATGCCTGGTCAACTAAGCAAATGAAAAGCAACATGAACCTAGTAAACTAGAAATTAGTAACTGAATATTTTGTCTTCTCTTACTCTTTATTAAGGACTTTGCATGGTGGTTGAAGCGCAAAATGTTACTTTGTGTCTTTGAAGAGCTTTAAGATTCAAAAACGTCTAGTCAGCAAGTCAAATCAGTCTTTTGTATTCTTTGTAGCATCTATGGTAACCACACCACACCAACGAGCCCAAAACACCCACTATTTCCAGTATCAATGTGAATAACCCAGATTCAGAGCTACAATCATTTCACCTCTGAGGTGAGCAGCAGACTCCTGCCCAGTGTGGTTAGATGTGGCCTTTATTACTCAGCATCCAGCAGAACTGGCTCTTTCACAATGTGGTCCTTTCAAAAAAAAACTCTGTACATGGATGGAAACACTTTTTATACTTCTATCAGCACCAAGTATAGAAAACTCACATCTGATGGATTgaattttgaataaatgttttaatcatGAAATGCAGAGTCAAGAGTGATCTAATCGTTATGTCTTACAATGGTAATTTGCCAACCCACAAACTAACTACATGATTCATCTGACTACCCGACTCACCCCACCTACACAAACAAGGGGATATACCAACACTCAATCTGGAAATCACCAGGAAACAAGTAGTGAGCATCATATTCAGCAAATATTAAACCCTCAGTGTCAACATTTAGTGCACTTTTAATAAACTGAAAGTAGAGGTCTACAACCCCACCCAAGCCTAGTGGGTTTGGGCCAGGCTCAAGTATTCTTCCATGCATAACTTTAGGTTTGTGTCAGCTGATGAGTTGGACTAAAACAAATTTCTTtgctctgctgaacacaaaagatgatattttgaagaatatggtaACTGTAAATATGGTAAGCAGATCATTGTCTTCAATAATAtggggaaaaaatactatggaagtcaatagggCTCAtcaactgttttttattttgtgctcagcagaacaaagaaattcatacaggtttggaacaacttaagggtgagcaaacgatgacagaatttgtagtttttggtgaactatccctttaaggctacAGTTTAATGCCTGTGTGTACCTTTCATTGGGATCAGTGAACAGTTACAAAAAATTATCATTGTGTCACATGACCTACTCGAGGTATTACCTAttcttttcatatttaaaagttttttgttttttttaaatgcaagttGAAGACATAATTTCTGGTTGCACTTTAACAGAAGTGATACCGGAAGAGCTAGAGAGCAGCACTGAAAGGCCTCTATACAGTATAatacaaattaattatttcTTTTTTGCTGGCCAGTTACAGGAAATGGGGCGTATACTGTGAATAAATATCTCACGGCTGTATTGTTAGAATCTAGATACAGTGTAGAGCCTCACTCACCCACAACCCACTCATCAAACACATAAATATATGCATCCTAAAACACTTCCTTTGCATGCTACAGTGAAACACATACGGTTTTAGCCTCAGGATGAAtgagaaatgtttaaaaatgtatcaatAAGTGAAGCATGAAGTCATCATGCtccactggtcttcccaaacgTCCATCTTGAGCTATTCTGAGCTTCTGACATCTGTTATCTAAGTGCCACAGATGCTTTTGTCATTGTTTAAAAACTCTTGTGTAGGACAATATCTTAATGTGAGTGAACAACGGGCACAGCAACATAGCTGACAATTGGTCCTGCAATGTGACAAATGTTTTTTGTAAgtataaaaaatgcattttaaaatggtttGAGATGCTACATCACAATGCAGTACACTGTTGTCAgtgcaatgcattttattttattaggaaACATATCTTAACCACCTTTAAGTCACTAAGATTCTTGCATAACCGAAAGAAGAGGTTCTCTGAATTCCCTTTTATTTTGTTATGGATCTTGCTCGATGGACTTGTGAAGCCAACCTGATctcaagagaaaaaaatattgccATTTTACGAGGTGACGATTTTGCATTAATGTGTACGAGATGAACATAAAATctttagaaaaaaacatgaaagtctACACCTAACCCCACCCTTAAACACAACCATCACTAATAATGATTGCGCAAATTCAAACCAGGTAGAGGCAGCACATGACCCAAGCCTTCATTTTCCCTCTTGTGCCTCAATCTTACATAATCGGAAAGctgacagagcaaagctagatGGTTCATAATATATGCATAAGAAATTATACATTCCACACTTTAGCTCCCTGAATCAGATCAATCAGCGTTTCTCAACACTGATCCTGGACACCCTCTAAGACTAAGAGTTCACACAGTCAGTCCAAATCTGATTATTTCTGTATCCGAATGGAATCTGATCTAAATTATTAACTGTCCACACTGTGTATCGCAACCGTTTAGATCCGCAGCACTATTTCGTTTTCCGGAATCGCCTTTCTGCGATAGTTTGTTTCTATTGAAATGGCGTTGCATTGGTAGGTCTATGCCAAACACAACATGGAGTTTGTTTGCAATGTTGTCTTAAAATATGACAACGTAGCCATGGCATTGGACTACTACATCTAATGAAGCAGTGGCAGAAACATAGTCTCTGCCAGTCTCAAAATTCAAAGAGGTGTGTGGACCAGGCCGACTAGCAATGACTGGTGGACTCGTGTGGTATCACCACATCACTGGACCACGGAGATGTCTccattatattataaattactGTGTAACACAGACAACACAACCAACCTTATTCCTTTAAATGACATCTGACGCATTTACGTGGCGTGAGAAAGTGAAGTGAGAAAAAAGCTAAGCTAAGCAAACAGAACGGTCAGAATGAAACACTTTTCCAAAAATGAGGTTTTaataggatttcaaaccacatatgaatgtagcTTGAAACTgatttgcaaaaaaataaatgtgatttttttttttaccattcaCACTTGCTAAATCTAATCAGATTTCAATCTtgatatgcaaaaaaaaatggatttgtaCGGAGTCTGAAcgaggcttaaagggttagttcacccaaaaatgaaaataatgtaatttattactcaccctcatgtcattctacagccgcaagaccttcgttcatcttcagaacacaaattaagatattgttgatgaaatccgatggctcagtgaggcctctattgagagcaaagccattcaaactctcaaggtcgataaaggtact is a genomic window containing:
- the rab11fip5a gene encoding rab11 family-interacting protein 5 isoform X2; the encoded protein is MSLVKCEEEQRWVPTHVQVTVLRARGLRAKGKHGTSDVYTIIQLGKEKYSTCVMEKTTDPEWGEECSFELLPGILEEGGRDAYPPGSADLTLTVMHRALIGLDGFLGQAVIPVDKAFQDRKCMKNEWHRLHSKTGKKEKERGELQLTVQFTRHNLTASMYDLSMKDKPRSAFDKLRERMRAKKRSNEEDSSSAIVAGGYGSLVRVRGRLPSDGGGEEDYEDDEGGEVRRSKMRSFFLRGRLRKSSDTRSSTSLGSESSESSSRGGSLSPTAGISVVVSDLSNSPSNSSNLTADSPEHTVAPSPQVSPVRHVMYDISLPVPHFVTSENDTPVLLPSVCVNGNPVETSPLTHHPPSLILQQPQRESTKPVSQSGQPQATKLPVKPQKIEPKSEETRLSKPESKPRHEPQLPALGVLQKGSSLSLSLQNLSRRGEEKQNGGPVDGRRWSFDKPGEEEKAAIVAALEHAGRVTDEAVMETVIPAGETETQNKKRRGLFSHGRGDSAGKGPIISKEEAEHAQPLVEVKHKGWFSSKDSHSKPRCVFCPLFGKYFLFFIGDGKSHSVLFFSELWFGFL
- the rab11fip5a gene encoding rab11 family-interacting protein 5 isoform X1, translated to MSLVKCEEEQRWVPTHVQVTVLRARGLRAKGKHGTSDVYTIIQLGKEKYSTCVMEKTTDPEWGEECSFELLPGILEEGGRDAYPPGSADLTLTVMHRALIGLDGFLGQAVIPVDKAFQDRKCMKNEWHRLHSKTGKKEKERGELQLTVQFTRHNLTASMYDLSMKDKPRSAFDKLRERMRAKKRSNEEDSSSAIVAGGYGSLVRVRGRLPSDGGGEEDYEDDEGGEVRRSKMRSFFLRGRLRKSSDTRSSTSLGSESSESSSRGGSLSPTAGISVVVSDLSNSPSNSSNLTADSPEHTVAPSPQVSPVRHVMYDISLPVPHFVTSENDTPVLLPSVCVNGNPVETSPLTHHPPSLILQQPQRESTKPVSQSGQPQATKLPVKPQKIEPKSEETRLSKPESKPRHEPQLPALGVLQKGSSLSLSLQNLSRRGEEKQNGGPVDGRRWSFDKPGEEEKAAIVAALEHAGRVTDEAVMETVIPAGETETQNKKRRGLFSHGRGDSAGKGPIISKEEAEHAQPLVEVKHKGWFSSKDSHSKPSPHPVKPLTPPDEKRSEGRSVLEKLKSTIHSGRSHHSDQEADKKPLVEGGGLYYHLNHSELVNLLIQRDTELRQEQEEYEKRGALLEKRETEIKKMKFLIRDLEDYIDTLLVRIMEQTPTLLQVRTKMK